One Acetobacterium sp. KB-1 DNA segment encodes these proteins:
- a CDS encoding VirD4-like conjugal transfer protein, CD1115 family has product MRLKIVRGLMAVFVFVLLAIGSLFFIRTIDGFMTGQGILPFNVPLKEVFDAVVVSENTFHMYLLCLAFALFMAVAFFIGQSKTYKSELISITPDIQTPRPAGQNQHGSARWLDPNKKDRAFDYVIIRKNNPFIQFLLRSGKEERRQIKKDNYWVDKTIMENKKNFKMGGLVLGKDRQGLRNEKIYFIGEDVHGLIIGATRCGKGRTVILQTIGLLAMARESQIVSDPKGENYDYTAPFLRKCGVDVFALDFKDPLKSNHYNFLQSIIDAVKTGNMSQAIDYVWDITGMLVGEPKGERLWSNGEASIIASCIMIVVFENMDNPEYQNLTNVFYFIAEMCKAPKQADEMMLAKYMKKLKVENPTHPALGLVAISDIAPSKTKGSFYTSALTTLKLFTNPLIYEMTRKTDFRPKDIGSRPTAVFIILPDGKTTYYSLAALFCTQVYSALSDFADKLGGRLPVRVNYELDEFGNFTKIPDFTAQISVGGGRGIRYNLFLQSMAQLEEKYGREIARIIRSNCETWIYLKAEDLETQKEVSERLGKYTTTSYSLSSSQQHYTTNSSQSVNLVGRELLTANEISRIRRPYNLVTSRNDPAIMTSPDLGKWSFNDFYGLGSKEHNRVLRMIRSDARPTHQEHGIQLWGIWKRYQI; this is encoded by the coding sequence GTGAGATTAAAAATTGTTCGTGGATTGATGGCTGTCTTTGTCTTTGTGTTGCTGGCCATCGGAAGTCTGTTTTTTATACGGACTATTGATGGATTTATGACGGGACAGGGGATTTTACCCTTCAACGTCCCGTTAAAGGAAGTGTTTGACGCTGTAGTTGTAAGCGAGAATACATTTCACATGTATCTTTTGTGTCTGGCCTTTGCCCTGTTTATGGCAGTGGCTTTTTTTATTGGCCAAAGCAAAACCTATAAGAGTGAGCTGATCAGTATAACCCCGGATATTCAAACCCCCCGGCCGGCAGGACAGAATCAGCATGGTTCAGCCCGGTGGCTGGATCCCAACAAGAAGGATCGGGCCTTTGATTACGTGATCATTCGAAAGAATAATCCCTTTATTCAGTTTTTGTTACGCAGCGGAAAGGAGGAAAGAAGACAGATCAAAAAAGACAATTACTGGGTTGATAAAACCATCATGGAAAATAAAAAAAACTTCAAAATGGGTGGTTTAGTTTTGGGAAAAGATCGACAGGGATTACGAAATGAAAAGATCTACTTTATCGGGGAAGATGTTCACGGTTTAATTATCGGCGCTACCCGTTGCGGTAAAGGTCGAACTGTGATCCTGCAAACCATCGGACTGCTGGCAATGGCCAGAGAGTCACAAATCGTTTCGGATCCCAAAGGAGAGAACTATGATTACACGGCACCCTTTCTGAGAAAATGCGGGGTTGACGTATTCGCTCTGGATTTTAAAGATCCGCTTAAAAGTAATCACTACAACTTTCTTCAGTCGATTATTGATGCGGTTAAAACTGGAAATATGTCTCAGGCAATTGACTATGTCTGGGATATTACCGGGATGCTGGTCGGAGAACCGAAAGGTGAGAGATTATGGAGTAACGGTGAAGCCAGTATTATTGCCAGCTGCATTATGATTGTGGTCTTTGAAAACATGGATAATCCGGAGTATCAGAATCTGACCAACGTATTTTATTTCATAGCTGAGATGTGTAAAGCTCCCAAACAGGCGGACGAGATGATGTTGGCTAAATACATGAAGAAACTGAAAGTCGAGAATCCGACTCATCCGGCGTTGGGTTTAGTAGCGATTTCCGACATTGCCCCATCCAAAACCAAAGGTAGTTTTTACACCAGTGCCCTGACGACCTTAAAACTCTTTACTAATCCGCTGATTTATGAAATGACCCGGAAAACGGATTTTCGCCCCAAAGACATTGGCAGTCGACCGACGGCGGTTTTTATAATCTTGCCTGATGGCAAAACCACCTATTATTCGCTGGCTGCCCTGTTCTGTACCCAAGTCTACAGTGCGCTGTCGGACTTTGCGGATAAGCTGGGCGGACGCTTACCGGTTCGGGTTAATTATGAACTGGATGAGTTTGGAAACTTTACCAAGATCCCGGATTTTACGGCCCAGATTTCAGTGGGTGGCGGTCGGGGGATTCGCTATAACCTGTTTTTGCAGTCCATGGCCCAACTGGAAGAAAAATACGGTCGGGAGATTGCCCGGATCATCCGATCCAACTGTGAAACCTGGATATATCTTAAGGCCGAGGATCTGGAAACGCAAAAAGAGGTGTCGGAACGACTGGGGAAATATACCACCACATCCTATTCCCTGTCATCTTCACAGCAGCATTACACCACAAATTCCAGTCAATCGGTGAATCTGGTGGGACGGGAGCTGCTGACCGCCAATGAAATCAGTCGGATCCGACGTCCCTACAACCTGGTCACCAGTCGGAATGATCCGGCGATTATGACATCCCCGGACTTAGGTAAATGGTCATTTAATGACTTCTATGGATTAGGCAGCAAAGAACACAATCGTGTACTCCGGATGATCCGCAGCGATGCCAGACCAACCCACCAGGAGCATGGGATCCAATTATGGGGAATCTGGAAGCGCTATCAGATCTAA
- a CDS encoding DUF4406 domain-containing protein gives MKMVYVCSPLKANEERSMEDNMNRAKEWCRQASELNVLPLAPHTIFTQYLDDTIPSQRNKGLEMGIELLKQCKEIWVHGNTLSEGMISEIILAKEMNKPIIAKDMDRETYINFMAYQGVFKEAFSNEQWELVCVGLDEGLDVSSYARSNVPADQMMERIAQLKQGIENEPTIIDISERNRFEPEPDNEEDWAQEA, from the coding sequence ATGAAAATGGTATATGTGTGTTCGCCACTCAAGGCGAACGAAGAAAGAAGCATGGAAGACAATATGAATCGGGCTAAAGAATGGTGCCGGCAGGCCAGCGAATTAAATGTACTGCCACTGGCTCCCCATACCATCTTTACCCAATACCTGGACGACACCATCCCAAGTCAGCGGAATAAGGGTCTTGAAATGGGGATCGAACTGCTTAAGCAATGCAAAGAGATATGGGTGCATGGTAATACCTTATCTGAAGGCATGATCAGTGAGATTATTTTGGCCAAAGAAATGAATAAACCGATTATTGCAAAAGATATGGATCGGGAAACCTATATAAATTTCATGGCCTATCAGGGGGTATTCAAAGAAGCGTTTTCAAATGAACAGTGGGAACTGGTATGCGTCGGACTCGACGAGGGACTGGATGTATCAAGCTATGCCCGATCCAATGTACCAGCCGATCAGATGATGGAACGGATTGCCCAGTTAAAACAGGGAATCGAAAATGAACCGACGATTATTGATATTTCCGAAAGAAATCGCTTTGAACCGGAACCGGATAATGAAGAAGACTGGGCGCAGGAAGCATAA
- a CDS encoding toprim domain-containing protein, producing the protein MTQNKGDHYIALNGVAHIGLIHYLKTHPEIEHIVTCLDNDEPGHKNTLELINAVEEVFPGKYNFDLKIPPEPHKDWNQLLVSICQERENAALQTEAEDEWEREA; encoded by the coding sequence ATTACTCAGAATAAGGGTGATCACTACATTGCCCTTAATGGCGTAGCACATATTGGTCTGATTCACTATCTGAAGACACACCCGGAAATTGAGCATATTGTGACGTGTCTGGATAATGATGAACCCGGACATAAAAATACCCTGGAGCTGATTAATGCCGTTGAAGAAGTATTTCCAGGGAAGTACAACTTTGATCTTAAGATTCCGCCAGAACCGCATAAAGACTGGAATCAACTATTAGTAAGCATTTGCCAGGAGCGAGAAAACGCAGCCCTTCAAACCGAAGCAGAAGATGAGTGGGAGCGGGAAGCTTGA
- a CDS encoding DUF3991 domain-containing protein, which yields MMGRLPEEVFEKVKAISIVDYAMANGYELVEIGNQVKIRNEGGLFIDPDLNRWNRLSDDSKEAGGGIIQFVMYMKEKNKGEAIHELAAFINHHPEPSEVAKTYIKKAREYKKTNDGIFKPPEKSANYRRIFAYLVKTRCIDPEVVNYYVKQHKIYEDNNHNCAFCGFDENGVVKSISLRGTYDVPGKEPFKGIVENSDKHYPFVHEGKGNQVLVYEAPIDMLSYQTIKLDCQHFFRQLF from the coding sequence ATGATGGGGCGTTTACCGGAGGAAGTGTTTGAAAAGGTCAAAGCGATCAGCATCGTTGATTATGCCATGGCCAACGGTTATGAGCTGGTTGAAATTGGAAATCAAGTTAAAATCAGAAATGAAGGCGGGTTATTTATTGATCCTGATTTAAACCGATGGAATCGGCTTTCCGATGATTCAAAAGAAGCGGGTGGTGGGATCATTCAGTTTGTGATGTATATGAAGGAAAAAAACAAGGGCGAAGCGATCCATGAACTGGCAGCCTTTATTAATCATCATCCCGAACCCAGTGAGGTGGCAAAAACTTATATCAAAAAAGCCAGGGAGTATAAAAAAACCAATGATGGAATCTTTAAGCCACCAGAAAAATCCGCCAATTATCGGCGGATTTTTGCTTATCTGGTAAAAACTCGCTGCATTGATCCGGAGGTGGTCAATTACTATGTCAAACAACATAAAATTTATGAAGACAATAATCATAATTGTGCCTTTTGTGGGTTTGATGAAAATGGAGTAGTTAAGAGCATTTCCCTTCGGGGAACCTATGATGTCCCCGGAAAGGAACCATTTAAAGGGATCGTAGAAAATTCAGATAAGCACTACCCTTTTGTCCATGAAGGTAAAGGCAATCAAGTGTTGGTGTACGAAGCACCCATTGACATGCTCTCCTATCAAACCATTAAACTGGATTGTCAACACTTTTTCAGACAACTTTTTTAA
- a CDS encoding conjugal transfer protein TrbL family protein, with product MYPIFKNFIFDAINNSGVITGSIKSLAEQVFYIDKYIGDASGLDLSTGLTQIFYQLALLLLVIKFSKSGFETYITWTGGDPDSDPMAMLQRMVKAVVMIVAFPMLYQIFARVCTGVLYEILNSMNSKFLYEENFVKSLIEAGMGPFAVLFFFIGALVLYFQMLARGFQMWIMQIGFPLACVGMIESDNGVFAPFMMTFFKAGITTIIQLSLLSLSYILMATGDFAIGFSALAAGITTPALLQQFMVHAGNANLSGKALTIARVTEVAVRSVK from the coding sequence ATGTATCCAATCTTTAAAAACTTTATCTTTGATGCAATTAACAATAGTGGGGTGATTACCGGCAGCATCAAAAGTCTGGCTGAACAGGTGTTTTACATCGATAAATATATCGGAGATGCGTCGGGACTCGATTTATCCACGGGGCTGACGCAAATCTTTTATCAGCTGGCACTGCTGCTATTGGTAATCAAGTTTTCTAAAAGCGGTTTTGAAACCTATATTACCTGGACTGGTGGTGATCCGGATAGCGATCCCATGGCGATGCTGCAACGAATGGTTAAAGCCGTGGTCATGATTGTGGCCTTCCCGATGCTCTATCAGATCTTTGCCCGGGTGTGTACCGGGGTCTTGTATGAAATTCTCAATAGTATGAATTCAAAGTTCCTATATGAAGAAAACTTTGTGAAAAGTCTGATCGAAGCGGGTATGGGGCCTTTTGCAGTGCTTTTTTTCTTTATCGGTGCACTGGTGCTCTATTTTCAAATGCTGGCCCGGGGTTTTCAGATGTGGATCATGCAGATCGGCTTTCCGTTGGCCTGTGTGGGAATGATAGAAAGTGATAATGGGGTGTTTGCCCCTTTTATGATGACCTTTTTCAAGGCCGGAATTACAACCATTATTCAGCTATCACTGTTGTCCTTGTCCTATATTCTGATGGCTACCGGTGATTTTGCGATTGGTTTTAGTGCCCTGGCAGCGGGGATTACCACGCCGGCGCTACTCCAGCAGTTTATGGTTCATGCCGGCAATGCGAATTTATCGGGAAAGGCGTTAACCATTGCCCGAGTCACGGAGGTGGCGGTGCGGTCAGTAAAATAA
- a CDS encoding single-stranded DNA-binding protein: MNKVNLVGRLTRDPEVKNTTTGKAVATFTLAVDRRFKNKDGQKEADFVPIVVWGKQAEFVGQYLSKGSQIGVSGRLQVRSYDGQDGQRRYVTEVVADEVYFISTKRKENNGSNPNGLSPEMGNGVMGLDEDFHLMADEDDIPF, translated from the coding sequence ATGAACAAAGTAAATTTAGTTGGCAGGCTGACCAGAGATCCGGAGGTGAAAAATACCACCACAGGTAAGGCCGTAGCGACATTCACCCTGGCGGTGGATCGGCGCTTTAAAAACAAAGACGGACAAAAGGAAGCTGATTTCGTACCCATTGTGGTATGGGGTAAGCAGGCCGAGTTTGTCGGACAGTATTTATCCAAGGGCAGTCAAATTGGGGTGTCAGGGCGATTACAGGTGCGGAGCTATGATGGCCAGGATGGTCAGCGTCGGTACGTGACCGAAGTGGTAGCCGATGAGGTCTATTTCATTTCTACCAAGCGAAAGGAGAATAACGGCAGCAATCCAAATGGCTTGTCTCCCGAAATGGGAAATGGGGTGATGGGACTTGATGAAGATTTTCACCTAATGGCTGACGAAGACGATATCCCTTTTTGA